The following coding sequences are from one Culex quinquefasciatus strain JHB chromosome 1, VPISU_Cqui_1.0_pri_paternal, whole genome shotgun sequence window:
- the LOC6042418 gene encoding LIM and senescent cell antigen-like-containing domain protein 1 isoform X2, which produces MPPVVGVSANMSLGSMMCTRCDEGFEPHERIVNSNGQLWHTQCFVCAQCFRQFQDGIFYEFEGRKYCEKDFHILFAPCCNKCNDFVIGRVIKAMAANWHPDCFTCERCSIPLADSGFIRNQNRALCHDCNRKEKEVGLGKHVCNKCHGVIDDAPLRFRGEVYHGYHFNCTSCGVELDSSAREVKNRTGYAANDMNELYCLRCHDRMGIPICGACRRPIEERVVTALGKHWHVEHFVCAKCEKPFLGHRHYEKRGLAYCETHYHQLFGNLCFVCNQVIAGDVFTALNKAWCVHHFSCSICDNKMDQKSKFYEYDEKPVCKKCYERFPNELRRRLRMAHENTLKKVPVA; this is translated from the exons AGTTTCCGCCAACATGTCGCTCGGCTCGATGATGTGTACCCGTTGCGACGAGGGCTTCGAACCTCATGAGCGGATCGTCAACTCCAACGGACAGCTGTGGCACACTCAGTGCTTTGT TTGTGCCCAGTGCTTCCGGCAGTTCCAGGATGGAATTTTCTACGAGTTCGAGGGTCGCAAGTACTGCGAGAAGGACTTCCACATCCTGTTTGCGCCGTGCTGCAACAAGTGCAACGACTTCGTGATTGGGCGCGTCATCAAGGCGATGGCCGCCAACTGGCATCCGGATTGCTTTACGTGCGAGCGGTGCAGCATCCCGCTGGCCGATTCGGGCTTCATCCGGAACCAAAACCGGGCGCTGTGCCACGACTGCAACCGGAAGGAGAAGGAGGTTGGGCTGGGCAAGCACGTGTGCAACAAGTGCCACGGAGTGATTGACGATGCGCCGTTGCGGTTCCGGGGTGAGGTCTACCACGGGTACCACTTTAACTGTACCTCGTGCGGGGTCGAGTTGGACTCGTCGGCCCGGGAGGTGAAGAACCGTACCGGGTACGCGGCCAACGATATGAACGAGCTGTATTGCTTGAGGTGCCACGATCGGATGGGAATTCCGATTTGTGGCGCGTGTCGGCGTCCGATCGAGGAGCGCGTCGTTACGGCGCTGGGAAAGCACTGGCATGTTGAG CATTTTGTCTGCGCCAAGTGCGAGAAGCCGTTCCTCGGACATCGCCACTACGAGAAGCGTGGTCTGGCTTACTGCGAGACCCATTACCATCAGCTGTTTGGAAATTTGTGCTTCGTGTGCAACCAGGTCATCGCCGGTGATG TCTTCACCGCGCTCAACAAGGCCTGGTGCGTGCACCACTTTTCCTGCTCGATCTGCGACAACAAGATGGACCAAAAGTCCAAGTTTTACGAGTACGACGAAAAGCCGGTGTGCAAAAAGTGCTACGAACGCTTCCCGAACGAGCTGCGGCGCCGGCTGCGCATGGCGCACGAAAACACGCTGAAGAAAGTTCCGGTGGCTTAA
- the LOC6042418 gene encoding LIM and senescent cell antigen-like-containing domain protein 1 isoform X3, with the protein MSLGSMMCTRCDEGFEPHERIVNSNGQLWHTQCFVCAQCFRQFQDGIFYEFEGRKYCEKDFHILFAPCCNKCNDFVIGRVIKAMAANWHPDCFTCERCSIPLADSGFIRNQNRALCHDCNRKEKEVGLGKHVCNKCHGVIDDAPLRFRGEVYHGYHFNCTSCGVELDSSAREVKNRTGYAANDMNELYCLRCHDRMGIPICGACRRPIEERVVTALGKHWHVEHFVCAKCEKPFLGHRHYEKRGLAYCETHYHQLFGNLCFVCNQVIAGDVFTALNKAWCVHHFSCSICDNKMDQKSKFYEYDEKPVCKKCYERFPNELRRRLRMAHENTLKKVPVA; encoded by the exons ATGTCGCTCGGCTCGATGATGTGTACCCGTTGCGACGAGGGCTTCGAACCTCATGAGCGGATCGTCAACTCCAACGGACAGCTGTGGCACACTCAGTGCTTTGT TTGTGCCCAGTGCTTCCGGCAGTTCCAGGATGGAATTTTCTACGAGTTCGAGGGTCGCAAGTACTGCGAGAAGGACTTCCACATCCTGTTTGCGCCGTGCTGCAACAAGTGCAACGACTTCGTGATTGGGCGCGTCATCAAGGCGATGGCCGCCAACTGGCATCCGGATTGCTTTACGTGCGAGCGGTGCAGCATCCCGCTGGCCGATTCGGGCTTCATCCGGAACCAAAACCGGGCGCTGTGCCACGACTGCAACCGGAAGGAGAAGGAGGTTGGGCTGGGCAAGCACGTGTGCAACAAGTGCCACGGAGTGATTGACGATGCGCCGTTGCGGTTCCGGGGTGAGGTCTACCACGGGTACCACTTTAACTGTACCTCGTGCGGGGTCGAGTTGGACTCGTCGGCCCGGGAGGTGAAGAACCGTACCGGGTACGCGGCCAACGATATGAACGAGCTGTATTGCTTGAGGTGCCACGATCGGATGGGAATTCCGATTTGTGGCGCGTGTCGGCGTCCGATCGAGGAGCGCGTCGTTACGGCGCTGGGAAAGCACTGGCATGTTGAG CATTTTGTCTGCGCCAAGTGCGAGAAGCCGTTCCTCGGACATCGCCACTACGAGAAGCGTGGTCTGGCTTACTGCGAGACCCATTACCATCAGCTGTTTGGAAATTTGTGCTTCGTGTGCAACCAGGTCATCGCCGGTGATG TCTTCACCGCGCTCAACAAGGCCTGGTGCGTGCACCACTTTTCCTGCTCGATCTGCGACAACAAGATGGACCAAAAGTCCAAGTTTTACGAGTACGACGAAAAGCCGGTGTGCAAAAAGTGCTACGAACGCTTCCCGAACGAGCTGCGGCGCCGGCTGCGCATGGCGCACGAAAACACGCTGAAGAAAGTTCCGGTGGCTTAA